A single Vanacampus margaritifer isolate UIUO_Vmar chromosome 7, RoL_Vmar_1.0, whole genome shotgun sequence DNA region contains:
- the LOC144055437 gene encoding lysozyme g-like isoform X2, whose amino-acid sequence MGYGDIMKVDTSGASALTARQDGLPYEGAEASHNMAETDLNALNVYKEIIQKVGQQKGIDPAIIASIISRQSRGGKVLKEGWGDDGNCWGLMQISKNYHTPKGGWDSEEHIRQGTDILIGVIGNIKTIFRAWTPEQQLKGGLAAYNCGPRAVRAYDRVDENTSGGDFSNDVVARAQWYKRHGGF is encoded by the exons ATGG GTTACGGGGACATCATGAAGGTTGACACAAGTGGCGCATCCGCACTAACAGCCCGTCAAGACGGCCTGCCATATGAGG GTGCGGAAGCATCCCACAATATGGCAGAAACAGATCTGAACGCATTGAACGTGTACAAGGAAATCATCCAGAAAGTAGGACAGCAAAAGGGAATTGATCCTGCGATCATCGCTAGCATCATTTCCAGACAGTCCAGGGGtggaaaagtgttgaaagaggGATGGGGAGACGACGGCAACTGCTGGGGACTCATGCAG ATTAGTAAGAATTATCACACTCCAAAAGGTGGATGGGACAGCGAGGAACATATCCGCCAGGGCACAGACATCTTGATCGGTGTGATCGGTAATATCAAGACAATATTCCGTGCCTGGACTCCAGAGCAACAACTCAaag GTGGATTGGCGGCCTACAACTGTGGCCCGCGAGCCGTGCGAGCATATGACAGGGTCGACGAGAACACCTCTGGAGGCGACTTCTCCAATGACGTCGTTGCCAGAGCTCAGTGGTACAAACGCCATGGAGGCTTTTAG
- the LOC144055437 gene encoding lysozyme g-like isoform X1 — translation MGYGDIMKVDTSGASALTARQDGLPYEGAEASHNMAETDLNALNVYKEIIQKVGQQKGIDPAIIASIISRQSRGGKVLKEGWGDDGNCWGLMQVCKHFYNDVALLTSPLLYVQISKNYHTPKGGWDSEEHIRQGTDILIGVIGNIKTIFRAWTPEQQLKGGLAAYNCGPRAVRAYDRVDENTSGGDFSNDVVARAQWYKRHGGF, via the exons ATGG GTTACGGGGACATCATGAAGGTTGACACAAGTGGCGCATCCGCACTAACAGCCCGTCAAGACGGCCTGCCATATGAGG GTGCGGAAGCATCCCACAATATGGCAGAAACAGATCTGAACGCATTGAACGTGTACAAGGAAATCATCCAGAAAGTAGGACAGCAAAAGGGAATTGATCCTGCGATCATCGCTAGCATCATTTCCAGACAGTCCAGGGGtggaaaagtgttgaaagaggGATGGGGAGACGACGGCAACTGCTGGGGACTCATGCAGGTTTGTAAGCATTTTTATAATGATGTTGCTCTCCTCACCTCACCTTTACTATATGTGCAGATTAGTAAGAATTATCACACTCCAAAAGGTGGATGGGACAGCGAGGAACATATCCGCCAGGGCACAGACATCTTGATCGGTGTGATCGGTAATATCAAGACAATATTCCGTGCCTGGACTCCAGAGCAACAACTCAaag GTGGATTGGCGGCCTACAACTGTGGCCCGCGAGCCGTGCGAGCATATGACAGGGTCGACGAGAACACCTCTGGAGGCGACTTCTCCAATGACGTCGTTGCCAGAGCTCAGTGGTACAAACGCCATGGAGGCTTTTAG
- the LOC144055162 gene encoding uncharacterized protein LOC144055162 isoform X2, translating into MPRSFLVKRGGLHPLQSGQRMSVAKEERGARESSLGDATVAPQVVDEVALDSLQPVRGDQHCEDHPADKVENWPRLHVTSDSQKSSGLDVLHQNICDDSKMFSAGQDCPLCGKVFTHLSSFKRHLYKCHGITSYTTEDESCKKDVRAFGCSVCGKVFKRSSTLSTHLLIHSDTRPYACQYCSKRFHQKSDMKKHTFIHTGEKPHVCLICGKCFSQSSNLITHSRKHRGDWPHRCPRCLFSFQEPVDLWQHHCAQR; encoded by the exons ATGCCTCGATCCTTCTTGGTCAAGCGAGGAGGGCTGCACCCCCTTCAGTCAGGACAGAGGATGAGTGTAGCCAAAGAAGAAAGGGGGGCTCGAGAGTCATCCCTGGGGGACGCCACAGTTGCTCCACAGGTTGTTGACGAGGTTGCCCTCGATTCACTGCAGCCGGTTCGTGGTGACCAACACTGTGAAG ACCATCCTGCTGATAAAGTTGAAAATTGGCCTCGACTTCACGTGACTTCAGACAGCCAAAAGTCATCAGGACTCGACGTCTTACATCAGAACATCTGCGACGACTCAAAGATGTTTTCTGCCGGTCAAGATTGCCCACTCTGTGGCAAA gtATTTACCCATTTGTCCAGTTTTAAGAGGCACCTATACAAATGTCATGGAATCACGTCCTACACAACAGAGGATGAATCATGCAAGAAG GACGTCAGGGCATTTGGCTGCAGCGTGTGTGGGAAAGTGTTCAAGCGCTCGTCCACGCTGTCCACTCACCTGCTCATCCATTCCGACACGCGGCCCTACGCCTGCCAGTACTGCAGCAAGCGCTTCCACCAGAAGTCGGACATGAAGAAGCACACTTTCATACACACGG gcGAGAAGCCGCACGTGTGTCTCATATGCGGCAAATGCTTCAGCCAGAGCTCCAACCTCATCACACACAGCCGCAAGCACCGGGGTGACTGGCCCCACCGTTGCCCTCGCTGCCTCTTCAGCTTCCAGGAGCCCGTGGACCTGTGGCAGCACCACTGCGCCCAGCGCTGA
- the LOC144055162 gene encoding uncharacterized protein LOC144055162 isoform X1 yields the protein MSACTSSRVMPRSFLVKRGGLHPLQSGQRMSVAKEERGARESSLGDATVAPQVVDEVALDSLQPVRGDQHCEDHPADKVENWPRLHVTSDSQKSSGLDVLHQNICDDSKMFSAGQDCPLCGKVFTHLSSFKRHLYKCHGITSYTTEDESCKKDVRAFGCSVCGKVFKRSSTLSTHLLIHSDTRPYACQYCSKRFHQKSDMKKHTFIHTGEKPHVCLICGKCFSQSSNLITHSRKHRGDWPHRCPRCLFSFQEPVDLWQHHCAQR from the exons ATGTCTGCCTGTACTTCCTCCAGAGTGATGCCTCGATCCTTCTTGGTCAAGCGAGGAGGGCTGCACCCCCTTCAGTCAGGACAGAGGATGAGTGTAGCCAAAGAAGAAAGGGGGGCTCGAGAGTCATCCCTGGGGGACGCCACAGTTGCTCCACAGGTTGTTGACGAGGTTGCCCTCGATTCACTGCAGCCGGTTCGTGGTGACCAACACTGTGAAG ACCATCCTGCTGATAAAGTTGAAAATTGGCCTCGACTTCACGTGACTTCAGACAGCCAAAAGTCATCAGGACTCGACGTCTTACATCAGAACATCTGCGACGACTCAAAGATGTTTTCTGCCGGTCAAGATTGCCCACTCTGTGGCAAA gtATTTACCCATTTGTCCAGTTTTAAGAGGCACCTATACAAATGTCATGGAATCACGTCCTACACAACAGAGGATGAATCATGCAAGAAG GACGTCAGGGCATTTGGCTGCAGCGTGTGTGGGAAAGTGTTCAAGCGCTCGTCCACGCTGTCCACTCACCTGCTCATCCATTCCGACACGCGGCCCTACGCCTGCCAGTACTGCAGCAAGCGCTTCCACCAGAAGTCGGACATGAAGAAGCACACTTTCATACACACGG gcGAGAAGCCGCACGTGTGTCTCATATGCGGCAAATGCTTCAGCCAGAGCTCCAACCTCATCACACACAGCCGCAAGCACCGGGGTGACTGGCCCCACCGTTGCCCTCGCTGCCTCTTCAGCTTCCAGGAGCCCGTGGACCTGTGGCAGCACCACTGCGCCCAGCGCTGA
- the evi5l gene encoding EVI5-like protein isoform X2: MSIPSGSPEREGCGLAPTHLDCPSSPPGLDPDPLSTGSPVLSPDSSSHDAVLSAPAVSPADSENLSPDELELLAKLEEQNRLLEADSKSMRSMTGSRRNSGSSLVSSSSASSNLSHLEEDTWILWGRIVNEWEEWRRKKDKLLKELIRKGIPHHFRAIVWQLLGNATDMPVKNQYSELLKMSSPCEKLIRRDIARTYPEHEFFKGQDSLGQEVLFNVMKAYSLVDREVGYCQGSAFIVGLLLMQMPEEEAFCVFVRLMQEYRLRELFKPSMAELGLCIYQFEYLLQEQLPELNVHFRSQSFHTSMYASSWFLTLFLTFLPLPVATRIFDIFMYEGLEIIFRVGMAILQYNQTDLIQLDMEGMSQHFQKVIPHQFDSCPDKLILRAYQIKYNPKRMKKLEKEYTTIKNKEMEEQIEIKRLRTENRLLKQRIETLEKGQVTRAQEAEENYVIKRELAVVRQQCNVASEGLEKAQDTIRELQQQKYTEQFVSSLQTELEQSKLREAELLGAMKEMQDKVLDLEKRSSCLPDESNVAALQEEVKQMKLRELETLRSFREMQDSVAELNQRWQQHHMSRSGSTGGGGSHWKESPKKNAMNELQDKLMTIRLREAQAQAELREVKLKAVQLESQNTIHSKLIGRHEQERSALQDRLQMSSNQNKALQAQLNEMKRKQAEWDCKNKEEVMAVRLREADSMAAMAEFRQKIAELEIQKEEGLIQGQLNHSDSRQYINRLRDQIIELKNEIRLLRVQKAPGAPGSRLPTVGANYQDLGLASPASAEGDYLSSDEDLLHSPLPPNALYPAIPGPCHPSARLDSEGSTDSEAEERTHPDPTQLYGSMVCAEAVEN; encoded by the exons ATGTCTATACCCAGCGGCAGCCCAGAGCGAGAGGGCTGCGGCCTGGCTCCCACACACCTAGACTGCCCCTCTTCTCCTCCTGGTTTGGATCCAGATCCCCTGTCGACAGGTAGTCCAGTCCTCAGCCCAGATTCCTCTTCCCATGATGCGGTGTTGTCAGCGCCTGCAGTTTCCCCGGCGGACTCCGAGAACCTCAGCCCAGATGAACTGGAGCTGCTGGCTAAACTGGAGGAACAGAACAG GTTACTGGAGGCTGACTCCAAGTCCATGCGCTCCATGACGGGCTCGCGACGCAATAGTGGCTCGTCGCTGGTGTCGAGCTCTTCGGCCTCCTCAAACCTGTCCCACCTGGAGGAGGACACCTGGATCCTTTGGGGCCGCATTGTCAACGAATGGGAGGAATGGAGACGCAAGAAGGACAAGCTCCTCAAG GAGTTGATCCGGAAGGGCATTCCTCATCACTTCCGGGCCATCGTGTGGCAGCTGCTGGGCAATGCCACGGACATGCCGGTGAAGAATCAGTACTCGGAGCTGCTCAAGATGTCATCCCCGTGCGAGAAACTGATCCGCAGAGACATCGCCCGTACCTACCCGGAGCATGAGTTCTTCAAAGGTCAGGACAGCCTGGGCCAGGAGGTCCTCTTCAATGTCATGAAG gcATACTCCCTTGTAGATCGAGAGGTGGGATATTGCCAAGGCAGTGCATTCATTGTTGGCCTGCTGCTCATGCAG ATGCCCGAAGAGGAGGCCTTTTGCGTGTTTGTGCGTCTGATGCAGGAATACCGTCTGCGAGAGCTCTTCAAACCCAGCATGGCTGAACTGGGACTCTGCATCTACCAGTTTGAATATCTGCTACAG GAACAACTTCCAGAGCTTAACGTCCATTTCCGGTCCCAGAGTTTTCATACATCCATGTACGCTTCGTCCTGGTTCCTCACACTCttcctcacctttctccctTTGCCTGTCGCCACGCgcatatttgatatttttatgtATGAG GGCCTCGAGATCATCTTCCGTGTGGGCATGGCCATTCTGCAGTACAACCAGACAGACCTCATTCAGCTGGACATGGAGGGCATGTCACAG CATTTTCAGAAGGTGATCCCCCACCAGTTTGACAGCTGCCCGGACAAGCTGATCCTCAGGGCATACCAGATCAAATACAACCCCAAGAGAATGAAGAA GCTGGAGAAAGAATATACAACCATCAAGAACAAAGAAATGGAGGAGCAAATTGAGATCAAG AGGTTGCGCACAGAAAATAGACTGCTGAAACAGAGAATTGAAACCCTGGAGAAG GGTCAGGTGACCAGGGCGCAGGAAGCGGAGGAGAACTATGTGATCAAGCGAGAACTGGCGGTGGTGAGGCAGCAGTGCAACGTAGCCAGCGAGGGTCTCGAGAAGGCGCAGGACACCATCCGAGAACTGCAACAACAAAAG TACACAGAGCAGTTTGTGAGCAGTCTGCAGACAGAGCTGGAGCAGTCCAAACTGCGTGAGGCTGAACTTCTGGGGGCGATGAAGGAAATGCAAGACAAGGTGCTCGATCTGGAGAAG AGGAGCAGCTGTTTGCCTGATGAAAGCAATGTGGCAGCTCTGCAGGAGGAGGTGAAGCAGATGAAGCTGAGGGAGCTGGAGACGCTGCGCTCATTCAGAGAGATGCAAGACTCGGTCGCTGAGCTCAACCAGCGCTGGCAG CAACATCACATGTCTCGCAGCGGCAGCACAGGTGGCGGCGGCAGCCACTGGAAGGAATCGCCAAAGAAGAACGCCATGAATGAGTTGCAAGACAAGCTGATGACCATCCGCCTGAGGGAGGCGCAGGCCCAGGCTGAGCTTCGAGAGGTCAAACTCAAGGCTGTGCAGCTTGAGAGCCAG AACACAATCCACAGCAAACTGATTGGGCGCCATGAGCAGGAGCGCTCCGCCCTCCAGGATCGTCTCCAGATGTCATCTAATCAGAACAAAGCTCTCCAGGCCCAGCTCAACGAGATGAAACGGAAACAGGCCGAGTGGGACTGCAAG AATAAAGAGGAAGTGATGGCCGTACGACTGAGGGAAGCGGACAGCATGGCTGCCATGGCCGAGTTCAGGCAGAAGATAGCTGAGCTCGAAATACAG AAGGAAGAAGGGCTGATCCAGGGCCAGCTGAACCACTCTGACTCCAGGCAGTACATCAACCGGCTGCGGGATCAGATCATTGAGCTAAAAAATGAG ATCAGGCTATTGCGAGTTCAGAAGGCCCCCGGGGCCCCAGGTTCCAGGCTCCCCACCGTGGGCGCCAACTACCAGGATCTTGGCCTGGCCAGCCCCGCCTCGGCCGAGGGCGACTATCTGAGCTCTGACGAGGACCTCCTCCACAGCCCGCTGCCCCCTAACGCCCTTTACCCGGCCATACCAGGCCCGTGTCACCCGTCCGCCCGCCTGGACAGCGAAGGCAGCACGGACAGTGAGGCGGAGGAGCGGACACACCCGGACCCCACGCAGCTCTACGGCAGTATGGTGTGCGCCGAGGCCGTGGAGAACTGA
- the evi5l gene encoding EVI5-like protein isoform X1 has product MSIPSGSPEREGCGLAPTHLDCPSSPPGLDPDPLSTGSPVLSPDSSSHDAVLSAPAVSPADSENLSPDELELLAKLEEQNRLLEADSKSMRSMTGSRRNSGSSLVSSSSASSNLSHLEEDTWILWGRIVNEWEEWRRKKDKLLKELIRKGIPHHFRAIVWQLLGNATDMPVKNQYSELLKMSSPCEKLIRRDIARTYPEHEFFKGQDSLGQEVLFNVMKAYSLVDREVGYCQGSAFIVGLLLMQMPEEEAFCVFVRLMQEYRLRELFKPSMAELGLCIYQFEYLLQEQLPELNVHFRSQSFHTSMYASSWFLTLFLTFLPLPVATRIFDIFMYEGLEIIFRVGMAILQYNQTDLIQLDMEGMSQHFQKVIPHQFDSCPDKLILRAYQIKYNPKRMKKLEKEYTTIKNKEMEEQIEIKRLRTENRLLKQRIETLEKESAALADRLIQGQVTRAQEAEENYVIKRELAVVRQQCNVASEGLEKAQDTIRELQQQKYTEQFVSSLQTELEQSKLREAELLGAMKEMQDKVLDLEKRSSCLPDESNVAALQEEVKQMKLRELETLRSFREMQDSVAELNQRWQQHHMSRSGSTGGGGSHWKESPKKNAMNELQDKLMTIRLREAQAQAELREVKLKAVQLESQNTIHSKLIGRHEQERSALQDRLQMSSNQNKALQAQLNEMKRKQAEWDCKNKEEVMAVRLREADSMAAMAEFRQKIAELEIQKEEGLIQGQLNHSDSRQYINRLRDQIIELKNEIRLLRVQKAPGAPGSRLPTVGANYQDLGLASPASAEGDYLSSDEDLLHSPLPPNALYPAIPGPCHPSARLDSEGSTDSEAEERTHPDPTQLYGSMVCAEAVEN; this is encoded by the exons ATGTCTATACCCAGCGGCAGCCCAGAGCGAGAGGGCTGCGGCCTGGCTCCCACACACCTAGACTGCCCCTCTTCTCCTCCTGGTTTGGATCCAGATCCCCTGTCGACAGGTAGTCCAGTCCTCAGCCCAGATTCCTCTTCCCATGATGCGGTGTTGTCAGCGCCTGCAGTTTCCCCGGCGGACTCCGAGAACCTCAGCCCAGATGAACTGGAGCTGCTGGCTAAACTGGAGGAACAGAACAG GTTACTGGAGGCTGACTCCAAGTCCATGCGCTCCATGACGGGCTCGCGACGCAATAGTGGCTCGTCGCTGGTGTCGAGCTCTTCGGCCTCCTCAAACCTGTCCCACCTGGAGGAGGACACCTGGATCCTTTGGGGCCGCATTGTCAACGAATGGGAGGAATGGAGACGCAAGAAGGACAAGCTCCTCAAG GAGTTGATCCGGAAGGGCATTCCTCATCACTTCCGGGCCATCGTGTGGCAGCTGCTGGGCAATGCCACGGACATGCCGGTGAAGAATCAGTACTCGGAGCTGCTCAAGATGTCATCCCCGTGCGAGAAACTGATCCGCAGAGACATCGCCCGTACCTACCCGGAGCATGAGTTCTTCAAAGGTCAGGACAGCCTGGGCCAGGAGGTCCTCTTCAATGTCATGAAG gcATACTCCCTTGTAGATCGAGAGGTGGGATATTGCCAAGGCAGTGCATTCATTGTTGGCCTGCTGCTCATGCAG ATGCCCGAAGAGGAGGCCTTTTGCGTGTTTGTGCGTCTGATGCAGGAATACCGTCTGCGAGAGCTCTTCAAACCCAGCATGGCTGAACTGGGACTCTGCATCTACCAGTTTGAATATCTGCTACAG GAACAACTTCCAGAGCTTAACGTCCATTTCCGGTCCCAGAGTTTTCATACATCCATGTACGCTTCGTCCTGGTTCCTCACACTCttcctcacctttctccctTTGCCTGTCGCCACGCgcatatttgatatttttatgtATGAG GGCCTCGAGATCATCTTCCGTGTGGGCATGGCCATTCTGCAGTACAACCAGACAGACCTCATTCAGCTGGACATGGAGGGCATGTCACAG CATTTTCAGAAGGTGATCCCCCACCAGTTTGACAGCTGCCCGGACAAGCTGATCCTCAGGGCATACCAGATCAAATACAACCCCAAGAGAATGAAGAA GCTGGAGAAAGAATATACAACCATCAAGAACAAAGAAATGGAGGAGCAAATTGAGATCAAG AGGTTGCGCACAGAAAATAGACTGCTGAAACAGAGAATTGAAACCCTGGAGAAG GAGAGTGCTGCTCTGGCAGATAGACTCATCCAG GGTCAGGTGACCAGGGCGCAGGAAGCGGAGGAGAACTATGTGATCAAGCGAGAACTGGCGGTGGTGAGGCAGCAGTGCAACGTAGCCAGCGAGGGTCTCGAGAAGGCGCAGGACACCATCCGAGAACTGCAACAACAAAAG TACACAGAGCAGTTTGTGAGCAGTCTGCAGACAGAGCTGGAGCAGTCCAAACTGCGTGAGGCTGAACTTCTGGGGGCGATGAAGGAAATGCAAGACAAGGTGCTCGATCTGGAGAAG AGGAGCAGCTGTTTGCCTGATGAAAGCAATGTGGCAGCTCTGCAGGAGGAGGTGAAGCAGATGAAGCTGAGGGAGCTGGAGACGCTGCGCTCATTCAGAGAGATGCAAGACTCGGTCGCTGAGCTCAACCAGCGCTGGCAG CAACATCACATGTCTCGCAGCGGCAGCACAGGTGGCGGCGGCAGCCACTGGAAGGAATCGCCAAAGAAGAACGCCATGAATGAGTTGCAAGACAAGCTGATGACCATCCGCCTGAGGGAGGCGCAGGCCCAGGCTGAGCTTCGAGAGGTCAAACTCAAGGCTGTGCAGCTTGAGAGCCAG AACACAATCCACAGCAAACTGATTGGGCGCCATGAGCAGGAGCGCTCCGCCCTCCAGGATCGTCTCCAGATGTCATCTAATCAGAACAAAGCTCTCCAGGCCCAGCTCAACGAGATGAAACGGAAACAGGCCGAGTGGGACTGCAAG AATAAAGAGGAAGTGATGGCCGTACGACTGAGGGAAGCGGACAGCATGGCTGCCATGGCCGAGTTCAGGCAGAAGATAGCTGAGCTCGAAATACAG AAGGAAGAAGGGCTGATCCAGGGCCAGCTGAACCACTCTGACTCCAGGCAGTACATCAACCGGCTGCGGGATCAGATCATTGAGCTAAAAAATGAG ATCAGGCTATTGCGAGTTCAGAAGGCCCCCGGGGCCCCAGGTTCCAGGCTCCCCACCGTGGGCGCCAACTACCAGGATCTTGGCCTGGCCAGCCCCGCCTCGGCCGAGGGCGACTATCTGAGCTCTGACGAGGACCTCCTCCACAGCCCGCTGCCCCCTAACGCCCTTTACCCGGCCATACCAGGCCCGTGTCACCCGTCCGCCCGCCTGGACAGCGAAGGCAGCACGGACAGTGAGGCGGAGGAGCGGACACACCCGGACCCCACGCAGCTCTACGGCAGTATGGTGTGCGCCGAGGCCGTGGAGAACTGA